One Parageobacillus sp. KH3-4 genomic region harbors:
- a CDS encoding UPF0223 family protein, which produces MNYSYPFSYDWSTQEIIDVIKFFEAIETVYEKGMEREKLMNIYRRFKEIVPSKSEERRLCDEFEQASGYSSYRVMKKAKEAGNGDWIKMG; this is translated from the coding sequence ATGAATTATTCGTACCCGTTTTCTTACGACTGGTCGACGCAAGAAATTATTGATGTCATTAAATTTTTTGAAGCGATTGAAACGGTTTACGAAAAAGGGATGGAACGAGAAAAGCTGATGAATATTTATCGCCGCTTTAAAGAGATTGTTCCAAGCAAAAGCGAGGAAAGAAGATTATGTGATGAGTTTGAACAAGCGAGCGGATATTCCTCATATCGGGTGATGAAAAAGGCAAAAGAAGCTGGAAATGGCGACTGGATTAAAATGGGATAA
- a CDS encoding nitronate monooxygenase family protein: MIWQTRVTELLGITYPIIQGGLAYLAYADLAAAVSNAGGLGQITAMSLETPGQLREEIRKVKEKTDRPFGVNFAIGQHGRSFQNMLEAALEEGVPVVSVTGGNPAPFFEQLKGVNVKKLVLVAAVRQAVKAEELGADAVMVVGQEGGGHLGKHDTGTFVLIPKVVDSVSIPVIASGGIGDGRGLMAALALGAEGVEMGTRFIATKECVHAHPIYKEMLVNGSEHDTVVIKRSLGAPGRAIANEWTKKILEIEEQGGTYEQLKEYISGEANRRFIYEGRTNEGFAWAGQVMGLIKDVPTVAELFSRMISEAEQIRDRWAN; the protein is encoded by the coding sequence ATGATTTGGCAAACAAGGGTAACGGAACTGCTCGGAATTACATATCCGATTATTCAAGGAGGGCTCGCTTACTTGGCGTACGCTGATTTAGCGGCGGCAGTTTCTAACGCCGGAGGATTGGGACAAATTACAGCCATGTCTCTAGAAACCCCCGGGCAATTGCGCGAAGAAATTCGAAAAGTAAAAGAAAAAACGGATCGTCCATTTGGAGTAAACTTTGCGATCGGGCAGCATGGCCGCTCTTTTCAGAATATGCTGGAGGCGGCATTGGAAGAAGGGGTACCGGTTGTCTCTGTCACAGGCGGAAATCCTGCTCCGTTTTTCGAACAATTAAAAGGGGTCAACGTGAAAAAACTCGTGCTTGTCGCCGCCGTTCGCCAAGCTGTAAAAGCGGAAGAACTTGGCGCGGACGCCGTCATGGTCGTCGGGCAGGAAGGGGGCGGCCATTTAGGAAAACATGATACTGGGACGTTTGTTCTTATCCCAAAAGTAGTGGACTCCGTTTCCATTCCTGTGATTGCTTCTGGAGGAATTGGCGACGGGCGCGGGTTGATGGCGGCGTTAGCGCTGGGAGCGGAAGGAGTTGAAATGGGAACGAGATTTATTGCTACAAAAGAGTGCGTCCACGCCCATCCGATTTATAAAGAGATGCTTGTGAACGGTTCTGAACATGATACCGTCGTGATTAAACGAAGTTTAGGAGCGCCTGGCCGCGCCATCGCCAATGAATGGACGAAAAAAATTTTAGAAATAGAAGAGCAAGGTGGAACGTATGAACAACTAAAAGAATATATCAGCGGAGAAGCGAACCGCCGCTTTATTTATGAAGGAAGAACAAATGAAGGATTTGCATGGGCGGGGCAAGTGATGGGGCTGATTAAAGACGTACCAACGGTAGCGGAATTGTTTTCGCGAATGATTAGCGAAGCGGAACAAATTCGGGATCGATGGGCAAACTAA
- a CDS encoding aminotransferase class I/II-fold pyridoxal phosphate-dependent enzyme, which translates to MSQFETPLFTGLLEHMKKNPIQFHIPGHKKGAGMDPEFRNFIGENALSIDLINIGPLDDLHHPKGIIKRAQELAAEAFGADYTFFSVQGTSGAIMAMVMSVAGPGDKIIVPRNVHKSVMSAIVFSGATPIFIHPEIDKELGISHGITPESVEKALKQHPDAKGVLVINPTYFGIAGDLKKIVEIAHSYHVPVLVDEAHGAHIHFHEDLPLSAMQAGADMSATSVHKLGGSLTQSSILNVREGLVSAKHVQAILSMLMTTSTSYLLLASLDVARKRLATQGRELIEKAIQLAEKTRRQINEIPYLYCVGKEILGTEATYHYDPTKLIISVKELGLTGYDVEKWLREMYNIEVELSDLYNILCIITPGDTEQETDTLVHALRHLSEQFRHQAARGTKPKVLLPDIPALALTPRDAFYAETEVVPFEESVGRIIAEFIMVYPPGIPIFIPGEIITQENLNYIKKNLEVGLPVQGPEDDTLQTLRVIKEHKPIR; encoded by the coding sequence TTGTCACAGTTCGAAACACCATTATTTACTGGACTGCTGGAACATATGAAGAAAAACCCCATTCAATTCCATATCCCTGGTCATAAAAAAGGAGCAGGGATGGACCCTGAATTTCGTAATTTTATTGGTGAAAATGCCTTATCGATTGATTTGATTAATATCGGTCCTCTCGATGATCTTCATCACCCAAAAGGTATTATCAAACGCGCCCAAGAACTAGCCGCTGAAGCGTTTGGGGCTGATTATACATTTTTCTCCGTCCAAGGGACAAGCGGTGCCATTATGGCGATGGTGATGTCGGTTGCTGGTCCCGGCGACAAAATTATCGTGCCGCGCAACGTCCATAAATCGGTTATGTCGGCCATCGTCTTTTCTGGCGCAACACCGATTTTCATTCATCCGGAAATCGATAAAGAACTTGGAATTTCACATGGGATTACACCCGAATCGGTGGAAAAAGCGCTGAAGCAGCATCCCGACGCAAAAGGAGTTCTCGTGATTAATCCGACCTATTTTGGCATCGCCGGTGACTTAAAGAAAATTGTCGAAATTGCCCATTCCTACCATGTTCCTGTTCTCGTTGACGAAGCGCACGGAGCCCACATTCATTTCCATGAAGATCTTCCGCTTTCCGCCATGCAAGCCGGAGCGGATATGTCGGCAACGAGCGTTCATAAACTAGGGGGATCTTTAACGCAAAGCTCTATTTTAAACGTACGCGAAGGGCTCGTATCAGCAAAGCACGTACAAGCCATTTTAAGCATGTTAATGACTACATCTACTTCTTATTTACTACTCGCTTCCTTGGATGTTGCGCGCAAACGGCTTGCTACGCAAGGCCGGGAGCTCATTGAAAAAGCGATTCAGCTCGCCGAAAAAACACGGCGGCAAATCAACGAAATTCCTTATCTTTATTGTGTAGGGAAAGAAATTTTAGGAACGGAAGCAACGTATCACTACGATCCAACTAAACTGATCATCTCTGTCAAAGAACTTGGGTTGACAGGATACGACGTTGAAAAATGGCTGCGGGAAATGTATAACATCGAAGTCGAATTGTCCGATTTATACAACATTTTATGCATTATCACTCCCGGAGATACGGAGCAGGAAACGGATACGCTTGTTCACGCGCTTCGCCATTTATCTGAACAATTTCGCCATCAAGCTGCAAGGGGAACAAAGCCAAAAGTGTTGTTGCCAGACATCCCTGCTCTCGCGTTAACACCGCGCGACGCCTTTTATGCAGAAACGGAAGTTGTCCCATTTGAGGAATCGGTAGGACGGATTATTGCAGAATTTATTATGGTTTATCCTCCGGGAATTCCGATTTTTATTCCTGGAGAAATTATTACGCAAGAAAACTTAAATTATATTAAAAAGAATTTAGAAGTCGGCCTGCCTGTACAAGGGCCAGAAGACGATACATTGCAAACATTGCGAGTCATCAAAGAGCATAAACCAATTCGCTAA
- a CDS encoding GapA-binding peptide SR1P, with protein sequence MGTIVCQTCDATIAHFEDEKVTTLYGKCSKCDCCDTKEDEQ encoded by the coding sequence ATGGGCACAATTGTTTGTCAAACATGTGATGCGACGATTGCGCATTTTGAAGACGAAAAAGTGACAACGCTTTACGGAAAATGTTCCAAATGTGATTGCTGCGACACAAAAGAAGATGAACAATAG
- a CDS encoding DUF1885 family protein gives MATHAYIKLVPSSKKKAITLQEVKQLFQYYQEIMNKTGEQLGWGYQQAAFPYQLIETDEGKWFCLKGDGHRYRMIIVGVGSQETGESFIQITLPNEATHGDKGKANEFCKFLSKKLEGELHLFNGRIMYYYKR, from the coding sequence ATGGCGACGCACGCATACATCAAGCTTGTTCCGTCATCGAAAAAGAAAGCGATTACATTACAAGAAGTAAAACAATTGTTTCAGTATTACCAAGAGATCATGAACAAAACGGGAGAACAACTTGGATGGGGATATCAACAAGCTGCATTTCCTTACCAACTTATAGAAACCGACGAAGGAAAATGGTTTTGTTTAAAAGGAGACGGACACCGTTATCGGATGATCATCGTTGGCGTCGGATCGCAGGAAACTGGCGAATCATTTATTCAAATCACGTTACCAAATGAAGCAACGCATGGAGATAAAGGAAAAGCGAATGAATTTTGCAAGTTTCTCTCAAAAAAATTAGAAGGGGAACTTCACTTATTTAACGGCAGAATTATGTATTACTACAAACGATAG
- the lpdA gene encoding dihydrolipoyl dehydrogenase: protein MVVGDFAIETETLVVGAGPGGYVAAIRAAQLGQKVTIVEKGNLGGVCLNVGCIPSKALISASHRYVEAKHSEDIGIKAENVTVDFSKVQQWKASVVKKLTSGVEGLLKGNKVEIVRGEAYFVDANTVRVVNGDSAQTYTFKNAIIATGSRPIELPGFKFSNRVLDSTGALNLQEVPKSLVVIGGGYIGTELGTAYANFGTKVTIIEGADEILSGFEKQMTAIVKRRLKKKGVEIFTNALAKGVEEREDGVTVTFEVKGETKTIDADYVLVTVGRRPNTDELGLEQIGIKLTDRGLIEIDKQCRTSVPNIYAIGDIVQGPPLAHKASYEGKIAAEAIAGKPSEIDYLALPAVVFSEPECASVGYFEQQAKDEGIEVVTAKFPFAANGRALSLNDTDGFMKLVVRKEDGVVIGAQIVGPNASDMIAELGLAIEAGMTAEDIALTIHAHPTLGEIAMETAEVALGTPIHIISK, encoded by the coding sequence ATGGTAGTCGGTGATTTTGCAATTGAAACGGAAACACTCGTTGTTGGAGCAGGTCCTGGCGGTTATGTGGCAGCTATTCGCGCTGCACAGTTAGGGCAAAAAGTAACGATTGTGGAAAAAGGAAATCTTGGTGGAGTGTGCTTAAATGTCGGATGCATCCCGTCCAAAGCGCTTATCTCGGCAAGCCATCGCTATGTTGAAGCGAAACATTCGGAAGACATCGGAATTAAAGCAGAAAACGTAACCGTTGACTTTTCGAAAGTGCAGCAATGGAAAGCAAGCGTTGTGAAAAAACTAACGAGCGGCGTAGAAGGATTGCTAAAAGGAAATAAAGTCGAAATCGTACGCGGAGAAGCGTATTTTGTTGATGCGAATACAGTGCGCGTCGTCAATGGAGATAGCGCGCAAACATATACGTTTAAAAACGCGATTATCGCAACAGGCTCTCGCCCGATCGAACTTCCTGGCTTTAAATTTTCCAATCGTGTGCTTGATTCCACAGGTGCGCTCAACTTACAGGAAGTTCCAAAATCGCTTGTCGTTATTGGCGGCGGTTATATCGGAACAGAATTAGGAACAGCATATGCGAACTTTGGAACAAAAGTAACGATCATCGAAGGGGCAGATGAAATCTTATCTGGTTTCGAAAAACAAATGACTGCGATTGTCAAACGCCGCTTAAAGAAAAAAGGGGTAGAAATCTTCACTAACGCTCTTGCGAAAGGAGTCGAAGAGCGTGAAGACGGCGTAACGGTAACTTTTGAAGTAAAAGGCGAAACAAAAACCATTGATGCAGACTATGTGCTTGTGACGGTAGGGCGCCGTCCGAACACGGATGAGCTCGGCTTAGAACAAATCGGCATCAAATTGACAGACCGCGGTTTAATTGAAATTGACAAACAATGCCGGACGAGCGTTCCGAACATTTACGCGATCGGTGATATCGTCCAAGGCCCACCGCTCGCGCACAAAGCATCGTATGAAGGAAAAATTGCTGCAGAAGCGATTGCCGGAAAACCGTCTGAAATTGATTATTTAGCTCTTCCGGCAGTGGTCTTCTCCGAACCTGAATGCGCGTCTGTCGGTTATTTTGAACAACAAGCGAAAGACGAAGGCATTGAGGTAGTAACGGCGAAATTCCCATTTGCTGCTAACGGTCGTGCCCTTTCGTTGAATGATACAGACGGCTTTATGAAACTTGTCGTTCGCAAAGAAGACGGCGTTGTGATCGGAGCGCAAATCGTTGGTCCAAACGCTTCCGACATGATTGCAGAACTAGGTCTTGCAATCGAAGCTGGAATGACCGCGGAAGATATCGCTCTAACGATTCATGCTCACCCAACGCTTGGTGAAATAGCGATGGAAACCGCGGAAGTTGCTCTCGGCACTCCGATCCATATTATTAGTAAATAA
- a CDS encoding dihydrolipoamide acetyltransferase family protein, which produces MAFEFKLPDIGEGIHEGEIVKWFVKPGDEVNEDDVLCEVQNDKAVVEIPSPVKGKVLEILVEEGTVATVGQTLITLDAPGYENMTFKGQEQDEPKEKENAQEVSKKEDGVAEAPQEAPSKQTEVDPNRRVIAMPSVRKYAREKGVDIRLVQGTGKNGRVLKSDIDAFLAGGSAAVQKQEAPAAKEEKAAAATAAQQPVVLEGEFPETREKMSGIRRAIAKAMVNSKHTAPHVTLMDEVDVTKLVAHRKKFKEIAAEKGIKLTFLPYVVKALTSALREFPVLNTSIDDETEEVIYKHYYNIGIAADTDRGLLVPVIKHADRKPIFALAKEINELAAKAREGKLTPNEMKGASCTITNIGSAGGQWFTPVINHPEVAILGIGRIAEKPIVRDGEIVVAPVLALSLSFDHRMIDGATAQKALNHIKRLLNDPELLLMEA; this is translated from the coding sequence GTGGCATTTGAATTTAAGCTGCCGGATATCGGTGAAGGTATTCATGAAGGGGAAATCGTCAAATGGTTTGTCAAACCAGGAGATGAAGTGAACGAAGACGATGTGCTATGTGAAGTGCAAAATGATAAAGCGGTTGTAGAAATCCCGTCCCCTGTGAAAGGAAAAGTATTAGAAATCTTAGTAGAAGAAGGAACGGTTGCAACGGTTGGCCAAACATTAATTACATTAGATGCGCCAGGATATGAGAATATGACGTTTAAAGGTCAAGAACAAGATGAGCCAAAAGAGAAGGAAAATGCGCAAGAAGTGTCGAAAAAAGAAGATGGAGTAGCGGAAGCTCCACAAGAAGCGCCGTCCAAACAAACAGAAGTCGATCCGAATCGCCGCGTAATCGCAATGCCTTCCGTGCGCAAATATGCCCGTGAAAAAGGGGTAGATATTCGCCTTGTTCAAGGTACAGGAAAAAATGGCCGCGTGCTAAAAAGCGATATCGATGCGTTCCTTGCCGGCGGTTCTGCAGCAGTACAGAAACAGGAAGCGCCAGCTGCGAAGGAAGAAAAAGCGGCAGCAGCTACCGCAGCACAACAGCCAGTTGTGCTTGAAGGCGAATTCCCGGAAACTCGCGAAAAAATGAGCGGTATTCGCCGCGCAATTGCCAAAGCGATGGTCAATTCGAAGCATACGGCTCCGCACGTTACATTAATGGACGAAGTGGATGTGACAAAACTTGTGGCGCATCGCAAGAAATTCAAAGAAATCGCAGCGGAAAAAGGGATCAAGCTTACGTTCTTGCCGTATGTCGTAAAAGCATTAACGTCGGCGTTGCGTGAGTTCCCGGTTTTGAACACGTCGATTGACGATGAAACGGAAGAAGTGATTTACAAACATTACTACAACATTGGTATCGCTGCCGATACAGACAGAGGATTGCTTGTTCCTGTTATTAAACATGCTGACCGCAAACCAATCTTCGCGCTTGCCAAAGAAATTAACGAACTTGCGGCAAAAGCACGGGAAGGAAAATTGACTCCAAATGAAATGAAAGGTGCTTCTTGCACGATTACAAATATCGGCTCTGCCGGCGGTCAATGGTTTACCCCGGTCATTAATCATCCGGAAGTGGCGATTCTTGGCATCGGCCGCATTGCTGAAAAACCTATTGTTCGTGATGGCGAAATCGTCGTTGCACCAGTATTAGCGTTATCATTAAGCTTTGACCACCGCATGATTGACGGTGCGACAGCACAAAAAGCATTAAATCACATTAAACGTCTATTAAACGACCCAGAATTATTATTAATGGAGGCGTAA
- the pdhB gene encoding pyruvate dehydrogenase complex E1 component subunit beta: MAQMTMIQAITDALRIELKNDPNVLIFGEDVGVNGGVFRATEGLQAEFGEDRVFDTPLAESGIGGLAIGLALQGFRPVPEIQFFGFVYEAMDAICGQMARIRYRSGGRYNVPITIRSPFGGGVHTPELHSDSLEGLVAQQPGLKVVIPSTPYDAKGLLISAIRDNDPVIFLEHLKLYRSFRQEVPEGEYTIPIGKADIKREGKDITIIAYGAMVHESLKAAAELEKEGISAEVVDLRTVQPLDIETIIGSVEKTGRAIVVQEAQRQAGIAANVVAEINERAILSLEAPVLRVTAPDTVYPFAQAESVWLPNFKDVIETAKKVINF; the protein is encoded by the coding sequence ATGGCGCAAATGACAATGATTCAAGCAATCACGGATGCGTTGCGCATCGAATTAAAAAATGACCCAAATGTATTAATATTTGGGGAAGACGTTGGAGTAAACGGCGGCGTATTCCGGGCAACAGAAGGATTGCAGGCGGAATTTGGGGAAGATCGCGTATTCGACACACCTCTTGCTGAATCGGGAATCGGCGGTCTCGCCATCGGGCTGGCGTTACAAGGATTCCGGCCGGTTCCGGAAATTCAATTTTTTGGCTTTGTATATGAAGCGATGGATGCGATTTGCGGCCAAATGGCGCGTATCCGCTATCGTTCCGGCGGCCGCTATAACGTACCGATTACGATTCGTTCACCATTTGGTGGCGGTGTGCATACACCGGAATTGCACTCCGACAGCTTAGAAGGCTTAGTCGCACAGCAGCCTGGGTTAAAAGTAGTCATTCCTTCTACTCCTTATGATGCGAAAGGGTTGCTTATTTCTGCGATCCGTGACAATGATCCAGTTATTTTCTTGGAACACTTAAAATTGTATCGTTCGTTCCGCCAAGAAGTGCCAGAAGGAGAATATACGATCCCAATCGGTAAAGCAGATATTAAGAGGGAAGGAAAAGATATCACAATTATCGCTTATGGCGCGATGGTGCATGAATCATTAAAAGCGGCGGCAGAATTGGAAAAAGAAGGAATTTCTGCCGAAGTCGTTGATTTGCGCACTGTTCAACCGTTAGATATTGAAACGATTATCGGTTCCGTTGAAAAAACGGGGCGCGCAATCGTTGTGCAAGAAGCGCAAAGACAAGCAGGAATTGCCGCAAACGTCGTCGCGGAAATTAACGAACGTGCCATTTTAAGCTTGGAAGCTCCGGTACTGCGCGTCACTGCTCCGGATACGGTATATCCGTTCGCACAAGCAGAGTCTGTATGGTTGCCTAACTTCAAAGATGTGATTGAAACAGCGAAAAAAGTCATTAACTTCTAA
- the pdhA gene encoding pyruvate dehydrogenase (acetyl-transferring) E1 component subunit alpha — protein MGAKTSKLNFQKQLDKVAEQFPTFQILNEEGEVVNEAAMPDLSDDQLKELMRRMVYTRVLDQRSISLNRQGRLGFYAPTAGQEASQIASQFALEKEDFILPGYRDVPQIIWHGLPLYQAFLFSRGHFHGNQIPEGVNVLPPQIIIGAQYIQAAGVALGLKKRGKKAVAITYTGDGGTSQGDFYEGINFAGAFKAPAIFVVQNNRFAISTPVEKQTVAKTLAQKAVAAGIPGIQVDGMDPLAVYAVVREARERAINGEGPTLIETLCFRYGPHTMSGDDPTRYRTKELENEWEKKDPLVRFRKFLENKGLWSEEEENKVIEQAKEEIKEAIKKADETPKQKVTDLISIMYEELPFNLKEQYEIYKEKESK, from the coding sequence ATGGGTGCGAAAACATCCAAATTGAATTTTCAGAAACAGCTCGACAAAGTTGCTGAGCAATTTCCGACGTTTCAAATTTTAAACGAAGAAGGAGAAGTTGTTAACGAAGCGGCAATGCCGGATTTAAGCGATGATCAATTAAAAGAATTGATGCGCCGAATGGTATATACGCGCGTCCTTGATCAACGTTCCATTTCGTTGAACCGTCAGGGCCGTTTAGGCTTTTACGCACCAACAGCGGGGCAAGAAGCGAGCCAAATCGCCAGCCAATTCGCGCTGGAAAAAGAAGATTTTATTTTACCTGGATACCGTGATGTCCCGCAAATTATTTGGCACGGGCTCCCGCTTTATCAAGCGTTTTTATTCTCACGCGGTCATTTTCATGGCAACCAAATTCCTGAAGGCGTGAACGTATTGCCTCCGCAAATTATTATCGGTGCCCAATACATTCAAGCGGCAGGCGTTGCTTTAGGATTGAAAAAACGCGGCAAAAAAGCAGTAGCGATTACATATACAGGTGACGGCGGCACTTCGCAAGGCGATTTTTACGAAGGAATCAACTTTGCGGGTGCGTTTAAAGCACCGGCGATTTTCGTTGTCCAAAACAACCGTTTTGCGATTTCCACCCCGGTAGAAAAACAAACGGTAGCTAAAACGCTTGCGCAAAAAGCGGTGGCAGCAGGAATTCCTGGAATTCAAGTCGACGGTATGGACCCATTGGCGGTATACGCAGTAGTGCGTGAAGCTCGCGAGCGCGCGATCAACGGCGAAGGACCGACGCTTATCGAAACATTGTGTTTCCGCTACGGTCCGCATACGATGTCAGGAGACGATCCAACTCGTTATCGTACGAAAGAATTGGAAAACGAATGGGAGAAAAAAGATCCGCTTGTTCGTTTCCGTAAGTTTTTAGAAAACAAAGGCTTATGGAGCGAAGAAGAAGAAAACAAAGTGATTGAACAAGCAAAAGAAGAAATTAAAGAGGCGATTAAAAAAGCAGACGAAACGCCAAAACAAAAAGTAACCGATTTGATTAGCATCATGTATGAGGAGCTCCCATTTAACTTAAAAGAACAGTATGAAATTTATAAAGAGAAGGAGTCGAAGTAA
- a CDS encoding YkyA family protein → MAVLLLLGSCDELAVEQDVLSTLKKIAAYEHNAVDQQKKLNELEQKQNKLYDQIMSYGMKQFTKVEQLSKESLELIKERDKHIEKEHKAIQSAKREINAIKKKINQLHDGNIRRQATRLVDIEKKRYETYDDLYLHYKEMLSLEKDLYILLQNRHTTPEQLQRHIEHVNEQYKKLIGANQQFNEDTETYNKEMKRLYHMWE, encoded by the coding sequence ATGGCAGTTTTGCTTTTGCTTGGTAGTTGCGATGAACTTGCCGTCGAACAAGACGTTTTGTCCACGTTAAAAAAGATTGCTGCGTACGAACACAATGCGGTAGACCAACAGAAAAAACTGAACGAATTAGAACAAAAACAAAACAAATTATACGACCAGATTATGTCGTACGGAATGAAGCAGTTTACAAAGGTGGAGCAATTGTCGAAAGAATCGTTGGAGCTGATAAAAGAACGAGACAAACATATTGAAAAAGAACATAAAGCGATTCAGTCGGCAAAACGGGAAATAAATGCTATCAAAAAAAAGATTAACCAGCTTCATGATGGAAATATAAGAAGGCAAGCAACCCGTCTAGTTGATATTGAAAAGAAGCGCTATGAAACATATGACGATCTATATCTTCATTATAAAGAAATGCTATCATTAGAAAAAGATCTCTATATTTTACTGCAAAATAGGCATACGACACCCGAACAGCTACAGCGGCACATTGAGCACGTGAATGAACAATATAAAAAGCTAATTGGCGCTAACCAGCAATTTAACGAAGATACGGAAACGTACAATAAAGAGATGAAGCGATTATACCATATGTGGGAATAG
- the def gene encoding peptide deformylase, which yields MITMKDIIKEGHPTLRKVAEPVSLPPSEEDKQILQSLLEYVKMSQDPELAEKYGLRPGIGLAAPQINVSKRMIAVHVTDEKGTLYSYALFNPKIVSHSVQQCYLTSGEGCLSVDRDVPGYVPRYARITVTGTTIDGEEVTLRLKGLPAIVFQHEIDHLNGIMFYDHIDPKNPFKVPDNAIPIER from the coding sequence ATGATTACCATGAAAGATATTATTAAAGAAGGGCATCCAACTTTACGAAAAGTGGCTGAGCCAGTTTCTCTTCCTCCATCAGAAGAAGATAAACAAATTTTGCAAAGCCTTCTTGAATACGTAAAAATGAGCCAAGACCCTGAACTTGCCGAAAAATATGGATTACGTCCGGGAATCGGGCTGGCAGCTCCGCAAATTAACGTATCCAAACGAATGATTGCTGTTCATGTCACTGATGAAAAAGGCACTTTATATAGTTACGCATTATTTAATCCAAAAATTGTGAGCCATTCCGTTCAGCAATGCTATTTAACGAGCGGGGAAGGATGCCTATCCGTCGACCGCGATGTTCCAGGATATGTACCGCGCTATGCCCGCATTACCGTAACAGGGACAACGATTGACGGCGAAGAAGTCACGCTTCGGCTAAAAGGGCTGCCTGCCATCGTATTTCAGCATGAAATTGACCATTTAAACGGCATTATGTTTTATGATCATATCGATCCAAAAAACCCGTTTAAAGTGCCTGATAACGCGATCCCTATCGAGCGTTAA
- a CDS encoding Cof-type HAD-IIB family hydrolase encodes MEKKIVFFDIDGTLLDEEKNLPFSTVRAVQELKKAGVYVAIATGRAPFMFANLRRQLGIDSFVSFNGQYVVFEGSVIYKHPLHRQKLHELKEEAHKNGHPLVFMNANEMRASMEDHPYIHVSMESLKFSHPPFDPLYYENEDIYQALLFCKAEEEQMYVKAYPEFRFVRWHNVSTDVLPTGGSKAEGIRRMIEKIGIAKENVYAFGDGLNDIEMLKFVGTGVAMGNAQEEVKKVADFVTKPVGEEGILYGLKQLELIK; translated from the coding sequence GTGGAAAAGAAAATTGTATTTTTTGACATTGATGGGACATTGCTTGATGAAGAAAAAAATCTTCCTTTTTCGACGGTAAGAGCCGTTCAAGAATTGAAAAAAGCTGGTGTTTATGTAGCGATCGCTACTGGCAGAGCGCCGTTTATGTTTGCTAATTTGCGCCGACAGTTAGGAATTGATTCGTTTGTCAGTTTCAACGGCCAATACGTAGTATTTGAAGGGAGCGTCATTTATAAACATCCGCTTCATCGGCAAAAGTTGCATGAATTAAAGGAAGAAGCGCACAAAAATGGCCATCCGCTTGTTTTTATGAATGCGAACGAAATGAGAGCGAGTATGGAGGATCATCCATATATTCATGTCAGCATGGAAAGTTTAAAATTTTCCCATCCTCCGTTTGATCCGCTTTATTACGAAAACGAAGATATTTATCAAGCGCTTTTGTTTTGCAAGGCGGAAGAAGAACAAATGTATGTGAAAGCATATCCGGAATTTCGTTTTGTTCGTTGGCATAACGTGTCAACGGATGTATTGCCAACAGGAGGTTCGAAAGCGGAAGGAATTCGGCGGATGATTGAAAAAATCGGCATTGCGAAAGAAAATGTGTACGCGTTTGGCGATGGGTTAAATGATATCGAAATGTTAAAATTTGTTGGAACCGGCGTTGCAATGGGAAACGCTCAGGAAGAAGTCAAAAAAGTGGCTGATTTCGTCACGAAGCCGGTCGGGGAGGAAGGAATATTGTACGGATTAAAACAGCTCGAATTAATTAAATAA
- a CDS encoding DNA-dependent RNA polymerase subunit epsilon, whose product MIFKVFYQENPDEVPVREKTKTLYIEAESEREVRQKLQGRTMNIEYIQPLQGAHLEYEKKNPDFKVLEI is encoded by the coding sequence ATGATTTTTAAAGTGTTTTACCAAGAAAACCCTGATGAAGTGCCTGTGAGAGAAAAAACAAAAACGCTATATATTGAAGCGGAATCAGAACGGGAAGTACGCCAAAAGTTGCAAGGACGCACCATGAATATCGAGTATATTCAACCGCTACAAGGTGCTCACTTAGAATATGAAAAGAAAAATCCAGATTTTAAAGTATTGGAGATTTGA